A genomic segment from Paenibacillus sp. FSL K6-1096 encodes:
- a CDS encoding family 43 glycosylhydrolase, translated as MAKQQGINPYLPSWEYIPDGEPYVYEGRVYVYGSHDRFNGHAFCLNDYACWSAPEDNLGDWRYEGIMYRATDDPLNPDGRMCLYAPDVTQGPDGRYYLYYVLDKVPVVSVAVCDKPGGKYEFYGYVTYQDGTRLGERAGDEPQFDPGVLTEGDTTYLYTGFCGYGDKSRHGAMATVLGPDMLTIIEEPVFVAPSQPYSQGTGFEGFEFFEAPSIRKRGDLYYLIYSSISMHELCYATSTHPTRDFVYQGVIVSNCDLHIDTYKPAERTMYYGGNNHGSIVEIQGQWYIFYHRHTNGTAFSRQGCIEPITFREDGTIPQVEITTSGPNGGPLEGRGEYPAYLACHLFTKDQEMYTGGFGKVGAWMDSRFPKITQDGGDGDEEIGYIANMTDSATAGFKYFDCKGVSRVSIKVRGYCHGEFQVKTAWDGPALASIPVGFTNVWTEYTTDVAIPDGVQSLYFTYTGGGGAQLGSFTLA; from the coding sequence ATGGCTAAGCAGCAAGGAATCAACCCGTATCTACCTTCTTGGGAGTATATCCCGGACGGGGAGCCGTATGTATATGAAGGAAGAGTGTATGTCTATGGCTCGCATGACCGCTTCAACGGACACGCCTTCTGTCTGAACGACTATGCCTGCTGGTCAGCGCCGGAGGACAATCTGGGGGATTGGCGGTATGAAGGGATCATGTACCGGGCCACGGATGACCCGCTGAACCCGGATGGCCGCATGTGCCTGTACGCACCGGATGTGACGCAGGGACCGGATGGCCGCTATTATCTATACTACGTGCTGGACAAGGTTCCGGTGGTATCGGTCGCAGTCTGTGACAAGCCGGGCGGCAAATATGAATTCTACGGCTATGTCACCTATCAGGACGGCACGCGTCTGGGCGAACGGGCAGGCGATGAGCCGCAGTTTGACCCGGGGGTATTGACTGAAGGCGACACCACCTACCTGTACACCGGCTTCTGCGGATACGGCGACAAGTCCAGACACGGGGCGATGGCCACCGTACTGGGTCCAGATATGCTTACCATTATCGAAGAGCCTGTGTTTGTGGCGCCGAGCCAGCCGTATAGCCAGGGGACTGGTTTTGAGGGTTTTGAGTTCTTCGAGGCCCCTTCCATCCGCAAAAGAGGCGATCTCTACTACCTGATCTACTCCTCAATCTCGATGCATGAGCTGTGTTATGCGACCAGCACTCATCCGACCCGTGACTTCGTCTACCAGGGAGTCATTGTCAGCAACTGTGATCTGCATATCGATACGTATAAGCCTGCGGAGCGGACGATGTATTACGGCGGGAACAACCACGGCAGTATCGTGGAGATTCAGGGGCAGTGGTATATTTTCTATCACCGGCATACCAACGGGACCGCGTTCTCGCGTCAGGGCTGTATCGAGCCGATTACCTTCCGTGAGGACGGCACGATTCCGCAGGTGGAGATTACGACCTCCGGCCCGAACGGCGGACCACTGGAAGGACGCGGGGAATATCCGGCTTATCTGGCCTGCCATCTGTTCACCAAGGACCAGGAGATGTACACCGGGGGCTTCGGCAAGGTGGGAGCCTGGATGGACAGCCGGTTTCCGAAGATTACCCAGGACGGGGGCGACGGCGATGAGGAGATTGGCTATATTGCCAATATGACCGATTCGGCCACGGCCGGCTTCAAATACTTCGATTGTAAGGGAGTCAGCCGGGTGTCCATCAAGGTGCGCGGCTACTGCCATGGCGAATTCCAGGTGAAGACGGCCTGGGACGGACCGGCGCTGGCTTCAATTCCCGTAGGCTTCACGAATGTGTGGACTGAATATACTACAGACGTAGCTATTCCTGACGGAGTACAGTCCTTGTACTTCACTTATACCGGCGGCGGCGGAGCGCAGCTGGGTTCTTTTACACTGGCATAG
- a CDS encoding AraC family transcriptional regulator: MYEHRYREHKLHGQPEFPLHIYKVEHPAGVHTILPVHWHNEMEIIYMAAGQAVFHIESREYPLQAGDALIVHPGELHSGTDTGSGGTCYYSIVFRISWLSSAQPDRVQELYLDPLLQETARLPVQLSAADSAHIPLLRLVRELLARYDRKAPAYEMSLKALLLLLIADSCPLAQTGMEPDPGARRAREDNRQIRRVLSYMEEHSREKLELDQLAAVVSLSRSHFCKFFKDRTGMRPMEYLNYIRISQAASLLRSGAYNVLEAALESGFQHVSYFTKWFKHYMDMTPSEYKARYASGL; encoded by the coding sequence GTCGAGCATCCGGCCGGGGTGCATACCATCCTGCCGGTGCATTGGCATAATGAGATGGAGATTATCTATATGGCTGCCGGGCAGGCCGTATTCCATATTGAGAGCCGGGAGTACCCCCTTCAGGCAGGGGATGCCCTGATCGTTCATCCCGGGGAGCTCCATTCCGGCACGGACACGGGCTCCGGCGGCACCTGCTACTACTCGATTGTCTTCCGCATCTCCTGGCTGTCCTCTGCACAGCCCGACCGGGTGCAGGAGTTGTACCTGGACCCGCTCCTCCAGGAGACGGCCCGGCTCCCGGTCCAGCTGTCCGCAGCGGACAGCGCCCATATTCCGCTGCTGCGGCTGGTCAGAGAGCTGCTTGCGCGTTATGACCGGAAGGCTCCTGCCTATGAGATGAGCCTGAAGGCGCTGCTGCTGCTGCTCATTGCCGACAGCTGCCCGCTCGCACAGACGGGGATGGAACCTGATCCGGGAGCCCGCCGGGCACGCGAGGACAACCGGCAGATCCGGCGGGTGCTAAGCTATATGGAGGAGCACTCACGCGAGAAGCTGGAGCTGGACCAGCTTGCGGCGGTGGTGTCGCTGAGCCGCTCGCATTTCTGTAAGTTTTTCAAGGACCGGACCGGCATGCGCCCGATGGAATATCTCAACTATATCCGCATCAGCCAGGCGGCCAGCCTGCTGCGCAGCGGCGCTTACAATGTGCTGGAGGCTGCTCTGGAGTCCGGGTTCCAGCATGTCAGCTACTTCACCAAATGGTTCAAGCATTATATGGACATGACGCCCTCAGAATATAAGGCCCGGTACGCCTCCGGCCTGTAA